GCGCTTAGACCAATACCGCTCCGGGAACCTCTCCACGGGTCCCTTGATCATCGTGGCGACGCCATCGATCAACCGCTATTCCAAAGCTCGTAGTTCCCTGCGCTTCGGCTTTTTCTGCGCACGAAGCATGGCGGTCTCCCGTCGCGCTTAGTATCGAAGAGCACTTCGGATTCGTAGCGGATCGCGGAGCCCATCCCCTCCAGGGCAACAGCGCCGTCTTGTTCAAAGCTCTAGCGCTTTTTGCCGCTGCGCGGAACGCTCCGGCGAGCTCGCGCTCGCTGAGCACCGAGAGGAGGACCTCTGTGGATCTCTCCAAAGAAGATGGGCTCCCCCCTCCCGTCGAGCGAGAGCGCGTGGAGCGGCTTCGGAAGCTCACGGACGCGGGGCCTTTCGATCGAGCTGGGTCGAGCCGCTGGGGGTCAGCTCAACGTAGGCTCTCAGAGCCCTGCCGCTCTCTCGCTATTAAGATTAGCCGCGGAGATTAAGCCCTCGCTCTCAACACGATCCTCGACGCGCTCGTCGAGCGCGTCGAAATTCTGGAGCCTCGAGGCTCAGAGCGACGGCAGAGATAGCGGGACCGGAAGGAGATAAAATACCGAGGAAAGGGTCCTCCGCCCCCAGAGCGTCGGAGAGGCTTTCGGCCCTTACGGCGAGCCACCGAGCCGTTTCGCTCTCGATGAACAAAAACTTTCGATAGGAAAATCAATCAGAGAGGGATGTTTCCGTGTTTCCTGAGCGGAGGGTTCATCCTCAATTCTCTCTTGCTCAGGAGTAGCTCCAGCGTTCTCGCGAGCTTGGGCCTAGTCTCGCTGGGCTCGATCACGTCGTCGACGTAGCCTCGAGAGGCCGCGAAGAATGGCGTGGCGAGCTTCTCCCTATACTCGCGCTCGAAGGACTCGAGCAGCTCCCTCCTCCTCTCCTCGCTCCCGGCGGCCTCCAACTCCTTCCTATGAATTATCTCCGCCGCCTCTTTCGGCCCCATCACGGCTATCTCGGCCGTGGGCCAAGCGACGACGTAGTCGGCCCCGAGGTGTTTGCTCGCCATAGCTATGTAAGCTCCGCCGTAGGCCTTCCTAGTTATAACCGTGAGCTTAGGCACCGTGGCCTCGCTATACGCGTAGAGCACTTTGGCCCCATGTCTGATTATCCCTCCGTGCTCCTGTCTCGTCCCGGGAAGATAGCCGGGCGTGTCGACGAACGTGACTATCGGCACGTTGAACGCGTCGCAGAACCTGACGAACCTCGCTATCTTGTCCGAGGAGTCTATGTCCAGGACTCCAGCCATGAACTCCGGATTATTGGCCACGACGCCGACGACGCGCCCGCTCAGCCTCCCGAAGCCCACTATCGCGTTTCTAGCCCACGTGGCGTGGACCTCGAGGAACGTGTCGTGGTCGAGGACTCTCTCGATGATTTCTCGCATGCTGTAGGGCTTCTGGGGGTCGCTCGGCACGATCGCGTCGAGCTCGGGATCTCTCCTCTCCGGGTCATCGCCCGTGTCGACGTAGGGCGGGTCCTCGGCGTTATTGCTCGGCAGATAGCTCAAGAGCCTCCTCACGAGGGCCAGGGCGTCCTCATCGCTCTCAGCGACGAAGTGCGCCACGCCGCTCTTCGAGGCGTGGACGTCGGCTCCCCCCAATTGGAAGTGATCGACCTCCTCGCCTATAGCGGCCTTAACCACTCTGGGACCCGTGACGTACATGAAGCTCGTTCTCTTGACCATCACCACGAAGTCCGTCAGAGCAGGCGAGTAGACTGCTCCGCCCGCGCAGGGGCCCATTATTGCGGAGATCTGGGGAATCACGCCCGAGGCCATCACATTCATGTAGAAGATCTCGCCATACCCCTTGAGGCTGTCTATTCCCTCCTGGATCCTGGCCCCCCCAGAGTCGTTCAGGAACACTATAGGAACTCCACAGCTCAGAGCCAACTGCGCGATCTTCACAATTTTGGCGGCGTGCATCTCGCCGAGAGAGCCTCCCATGAAGGTGAAGTCCTGGGCCGCCACGGCGACCTTCCTCCCGGCGACCTCACCGAACCCCACGACGACGCCGTCGCCATAGACTCTCCTCTCTTCCATTCCGAATCCGTGCGCTCTGTGCGTGACGAACGCGTCTATCTCGACGAAGCTCCCCGGGTCGAGCAACAGCTCTATCCTCTCTCGCGCGGTTAGCTTCCCTCTCTCGTGCTGCTTAGCTATCTCCTCGGGCCCTCCGCCTAGCCTCGCCCTCTCTCTGGCCCTCCTCAGCTCCGCTATCTCGCGTCTAACCTCCGAGCCCAAGCTATCGACCTCGACCGACGACTTCGAGGCGACCGCGGCTAAATAACGTCGCGAGCTCCTGGCAATGGTAATTAAAGCCGAGAGCCCCTCCACGCGCTAGGTGCGCCGGGCTGGCGACCGGAGCGGAGGCCTCGGGCGGGCTCGAGTCGGGCGCGATCCTAGCGGTCTCGGGCCTAATCATCACGTTTGCCGTCTTGGGG
The Fervidicoccaceae archaeon genome window above contains:
- a CDS encoding carboxyl transferase domain-containing protein, which codes for MGSEVRREIAELRRARERARLGGGPEEIAKQHERGKLTARERIELLLDPGSFVEIDAFVTHRAHGFGMEERRVYGDGVVVGFGEVAGRKVAVAAQDFTFMGGSLGEMHAAKIVKIAQLALSCGVPIVFLNDSGGARIQEGIDSLKGYGEIFYMNVMASGVIPQISAIMGPCAGGAVYSPALTDFVVMVKRTSFMYVTGPRVVKAAIGEEVDHFQLGGADVHASKSGVAHFVAESDEDALALVRRLLSYLPSNNAEDPPYVDTGDDPERRDPELDAIVPSDPQKPYSMREIIERVLDHDTFLEVHATWARNAIVGFGRLSGRVVGVVANNPEFMAGVLDIDSSDKIARFVRFCDAFNVPIVTFVDTPGYLPGTRQEHGGIIRHGAKVLYAYSEATVPKLTVITRKAYGGAYIAMASKHLGADYVVAWPTAEIAVMGPKEAAEIIHRKELEAAGSEERRRELLESFEREYREKLATPFFAASRGYVDDVIEPSETRPKLARTLELLLSKRELRMNPPLRKHGNIPL